Genomic DNA from Candidatus Methylomirabilota bacterium:
CTACCTGCTCGGGCGCGTGCGTGCGCTCCTGCCGGGCTCGCCGCGCCTCGTCGTGGCGTCGGTCAACGGGCTCTTCTTCGGCGCCGTGCACTTGCCGGCGTGGGACCTGACGCTGGTGACCATCGTCGCCGGCAGCGTGTGGAGTTGGTACTACCTTCGCGATCGCTCCCTCCTCCCCATCGCGCTCTCCCACGCCGTGCTGGGAGCGACCTACTTCTACTGGGTCCACGGCCAGGACCTCGTGCAGCGATGGCTCGGCGCGCTGTGAGACTACTCAGCCGCTACGCGGACCTCGCTGACACTCCTCTTCCCAGATTCGGTGGCATCGGCCGTGGAACCTGAAGATCCGGCCGTCCGGGAATCGGTAGGCGACCTGCGCGCCCAGCTCATCGCATGCCGCGCACCTGGCCACGCCGATGGCGGTATCCGCGTTGATGTGCCCCGTCGGCGACTTCGGCCAGCCTGGCTCCGTCGTGAGTGGGGCTATCGCGCGCGGCAAGGTGCCGGCGTCGAGCCGTTCACGGATCCTCTGGGTGACGGTGTTCTTATCCATGTTGCGTTCCCTCGATCCTCGGCTTGTCGCGTTTCGTCATCCTGCGCACGAGCTCATTGATGCGGCGGACGGCGGTTCGAACGCTGGCGGCGGCTTCATTGGTCGCGTCGCCGGGCGCGGGCGTCGCCGGGCGATCGGCGCCGCCGAGGAGCACCCCGAGTGGGTTGTTGATCTTGTCGCCGAGGTAATCGCTCAGCTCCTTCAACCGATTCAGCTCCGCCATCGGCACCGCGACGTCGGTGCGCTCGGCGAGCGCGTGGCGTTCGGCGTCGAGCCGGGTGAGGATCTCGTCGAGCGCGTGCACGTTGGACGAGATGGTGTCGCGTACGCCCGCGTGCCGTTCCGCGTCGAGCGACGAAAGCACGACCTGGTGATAGCGGCGCGCGAACTCCAGGTCGTCGCGCAGCCGCACGAGGGCCTCCCGGTACTCTGTGCTGACGACGCGATTGACGAGCGCGTCGATCTCCTTCGCCACCTGGTCGGGCGGCACGTGCTTGGCGTCGAGGTAGGCCGTGGCCCCGAGGTCCATGCCCAGCTCCTGAGCCCGGTCTCCGATGAAGACGCTGCTGTAAAAGATGAACGGTAGGCGCGCCCAGCGTCCGTCGCGGCGGAGAGCGCGACACAACTGGAAGCCGTCCATCCTCGGCATCTTGACGTCCGACACGACGGCCGCCACCGCCTGGCCCTCCAGGAGCTCGAGGGCGGCCGCGCCGTTGGGCGCCGTAAGGACTTCGTGGCCGGCCTTGCCGAGGAGGGCTGTCAGCAGACGTCGACGGGCCAGGGAATCATCGACGACGAGAACGCGCATGATTTGATCGTCCTCTAACGCGCACCGCCGAGTCAAACTTTCCCGTGCGCCGCTTTCACCAATGCCGATCACGGCTTACGCGCTCCAAAGCTCCCGGAGCCTCGCCCAAGGGTTCGCTCACCTCCTGGTCGACTCGCGACATTCGTGCGACTATCGGCCGCGTCGCATCCCCTCAAACGCCCCAGGGAGGCTGCCATGGACTTCGGCGTGGTGATGTTCCCGACCGACTACGCGATCCGTCCCGACCAGCTCGGCCGGGCCCTGGAGGAGCGAGGCTTCGAGTCGGTCTGGTTCCCGGAGCATACGCACATCCCGGCGAGCCGCCGCAGCCCGTGGCCGGGAGGCGCCAACCTGCCCAAGGAGTACTGGTCCGGGTACGATCCGTTCGTCGCCCTCACCGTCGCCGCGACGGCCACCACCCGGCTCCGCCTGGGAACCGGGATCTGCCTGGTGGTCGAGCGCGACCCCATCATCACCGCGAAGGAAGTGGCCAGCGTCGATCGGCTCTCCGGCGGCCGGTTCCTCTTCGGCATCGGCGGCGGCTGGAACGCCGAGGAGATGGAGAACCACGGCACCGAGTTCAAGAAGCGGTGGCGGGTGCTGCGCGAGCGGGTCTCGGCGATGAAGGAGATCTGGACCAAGGAAGAAGCGGAGTTCCACGGCGAGTTCGTGAGGTTCGACAAGATCTGGTCGCACCCGAAGCCCGTGCAGAAGCCCCACCCGCCGAT
This window encodes:
- a CDS encoding response regulator; the encoded protein is MRVLVVDDSLARRRLLTALLGKAGHEVLTAPNGAAALELLEGQAVAAVVSDVKMPRMDGFQLCRALRRDGRWARLPFIFYSSVFIGDRAQELGMDLGATAYLDAKHVPPDQVAKEIDALVNRVVSTEYREALVRLRDDLEFARRYHQVVLSSLDAERHAGVRDTISSNVHALDEILTRLDAERHALAERTDVAVPMAELNRLKELSDYLGDKINNPLGVLLGGADRPATPAPGDATNEAAASVRTAVRRINELVRRMTKRDKPRIEGTQHG
- a CDS encoding LLM class F420-dependent oxidoreductase encodes the protein MDFGVVMFPTDYAIRPDQLGRALEERGFESVWFPEHTHIPASRRSPWPGGANLPKEYWSGYDPFVALTVAATATTRLRLGTGICLVVERDPIITAKEVASVDRLSGGRFLFGIGGGWNAEEMENHGTEFKKRWRVLRERVSAMKEIWTKEEAEFHGEFVRFDKIWSHPKPVQKPHPPIIMGGDGPTTFDRVIEFADGWMPIARPGRNPAEKIPALRQRAEKAGRDPKSISVTIFFARPDRATVDALRAAGVDRAIFGVPSEGREKVLPLLDSYMPLLR